A window of the Lysinibacillus irui genome harbors these coding sequences:
- a CDS encoding DEAD/DEAH box helicase gives MQDIALLEKQRCNLILTNKAKEAVEECSANEHAFFALQRSFTVYIEKRKAKTVGETFLSIYFNAQDNEKLHDFLAEKTVIMDCVLKVEGLLATNIRFVHMRGPINTNRRLAAALQFVTKPNNGAGIPLELHTKIRQLPIAEERTEYVKKRIASWEGYLKIQERDATIDDIHSEFKQSYFNEDFTRLTIVCPYIKNKEWKQLEGLSVSIQGVRGEIGQVLKANAGKQTAEIDLKPFVQDLARKDQLNLRSKQVSFSNFATLSQIRRLRNGFTKLEKGEAVNPNLETILFERRPTVRASKLREDIEFHNNLNEYQRRAVLGALSVEDLYVIQGPPGTGKTTVISEICQQNVKAGLKTLVASQSNLAVDNALGRLLSNQEIRILRYGRTESIEEEGKKFIEENVALQWREQTLAAIEEAILVFPEREQELKANVEKAQNELEKLEQWLEQLRQEIAAKEQAAIDEPILQQEIQALKKELKAAKADQQSSEAQKDHYEKQLAQIEPIVQQLEQTLADYPSVEQLQRTIQETTRKVEQLEAAAQYKELQEQKQQLTQQFQEIQHKYEIESNRLVIMKEAQKYIHTLTSFELIERFLQHYQIRPSHVLSHQMNRLQHLEDAKDLEAWSTINARLQKAIAKLEALVTHEVKERAFAKSRLQPVQSFSLQNLTGVFAQLNTAFQDGQAPANDMIESYLLGLYMRRDYVWQKGVALKQQQEHKDQEYDSFRKNLMTLIHQECAITSFDVQSYQRQLQPFLQHTERLQQLANTFQIAEEPEESVEYLKILSAQSREALQQASKQLETVEQAKVQLVPKQASLKTVTTSLHDIEQQLAQMEERIKDINIAGLKKEKQLATYTKLLQSTPERTAEEVMEAIQTSKQAIETLHRQEKQLPLRKKLQEQWREKLQNATEYDLDEIRKLYVRHANVIGTTCVASASKEFMENYPTFDVVVIDEVSKATPPELLLPMLKGKKVILVGDHHQLPPLLGDDTLEETLKAMLEENPNFEGAQELKNLLRESLFERLFNNLPPTHKQMLALQYRMHEKIMQSITPFYAKEENGLQCGLPDSDAARDHGLEGQFVKRHDHLLWIDIPTEKPYLEEQVKGGTSRYNEGELQTIRHILLDLNDAVKVAKEAGRIPQDAKKSVGVISFYGEQVKRINRLLQQELQLPHLQFRTGTVDKFQGMEMDVILVSMVRNTPKGGDIGFAKDYRRLNVALSRARELLLLIGSAEMFAKRAKHQDTREMYTNLLNTVKSYNGLRNHEGLVM, from the coding sequence ATGCAGGACATCGCTTTACTAGAAAAACAACGCTGTAATCTTATTTTGACCAATAAGGCGAAGGAAGCGGTAGAGGAATGCTCAGCAAACGAGCATGCCTTTTTTGCGTTACAAAGATCTTTTACCGTCTATATTGAAAAACGGAAAGCTAAAACAGTTGGTGAAACATTTTTATCCATCTATTTTAATGCGCAAGACAATGAAAAATTACACGATTTTCTTGCTGAGAAAACCGTTATTATGGATTGTGTGCTAAAGGTGGAAGGATTGCTAGCGACAAATATTCGTTTTGTCCATATGCGTGGGCCAATCAATACAAATCGTCGATTAGCAGCTGCCTTGCAATTTGTTACAAAACCTAACAATGGTGCAGGTATTCCGCTAGAGCTTCATACGAAAATAAGACAGCTTCCAATAGCGGAAGAACGTACAGAATATGTAAAAAAACGTATAGCTAGTTGGGAAGGCTATTTAAAAATCCAAGAACGCGATGCGACCATTGACGATATTCATAGCGAATTTAAGCAAAGCTATTTTAATGAGGATTTTACACGGTTAACCATTGTATGTCCCTACATAAAGAATAAAGAATGGAAGCAGTTAGAAGGATTAAGTGTAAGCATTCAAGGGGTTCGCGGTGAAATTGGACAAGTTTTAAAGGCGAACGCTGGAAAGCAAACAGCTGAAATTGATTTAAAACCTTTCGTTCAGGATTTAGCTCGTAAAGATCAGCTTAATCTACGCTCGAAACAAGTAAGTTTCAGTAATTTTGCGACACTAAGTCAAATTAGAAGACTACGCAACGGCTTTACAAAGCTAGAGAAGGGAGAGGCAGTGAACCCTAATCTAGAAACAATCCTGTTTGAACGGCGTCCAACAGTCAGAGCGTCCAAGCTACGAGAAGATATTGAGTTTCATAATAACTTAAATGAATATCAACGACGCGCTGTTTTAGGTGCATTATCTGTTGAGGATTTATATGTTATACAAGGTCCTCCAGGTACGGGGAAAACAACCGTGATTTCAGAGATTTGTCAGCAAAATGTAAAGGCAGGTTTAAAAACACTTGTTGCGTCGCAATCAAATTTAGCAGTCGATAATGCATTAGGACGGTTGCTATCCAATCAAGAAATTCGTATTTTACGATATGGTAGAACGGAAAGTATTGAGGAGGAAGGCAAAAAGTTTATAGAGGAAAATGTAGCTCTTCAGTGGCGGGAACAAACGTTGGCGGCAATTGAAGAGGCCATATTGGTATTCCCAGAACGTGAGCAAGAGTTAAAAGCAAACGTTGAAAAAGCACAAAATGAACTAGAAAAATTAGAGCAATGGCTAGAGCAACTAAGACAGGAAATAGCTGCAAAAGAGCAAGCGGCTATTGATGAACCTATTTTACAGCAGGAAATTCAAGCATTAAAAAAAGAATTAAAAGCTGCTAAGGCGGATCAACAGTCAAGTGAAGCCCAAAAAGATCATTATGAGAAACAGCTCGCACAAATTGAACCAATTGTACAGCAGCTTGAGCAGACACTTGCAGATTATCCTTCTGTTGAGCAATTACAACGTACGATTCAAGAAACTACTCGTAAAGTGGAACAACTAGAAGCGGCAGCTCAATATAAGGAATTGCAAGAACAAAAGCAGCAGCTAACACAGCAATTTCAAGAAATTCAACATAAATATGAAATCGAAAGTAATCGACTAGTTATCATGAAGGAAGCACAAAAGTATATCCATACATTAACATCCTTTGAGCTAATCGAGCGATTTTTACAACATTATCAAATTCGCCCTTCTCATGTACTGTCACATCAAATGAATCGCTTACAACATTTAGAAGATGCCAAAGATTTAGAGGCATGGTCCACAATCAATGCGCGTCTACAAAAGGCAATTGCGAAGTTAGAGGCTTTAGTTACTCATGAAGTCAAGGAACGAGCATTTGCTAAAAGTAGATTGCAACCAGTACAATCGTTTTCTTTGCAAAACCTTACAGGTGTATTCGCACAGTTAAACACTGCGTTTCAGGATGGCCAAGCACCAGCAAATGATATGATCGAAAGTTATTTGCTTGGGCTATATATGCGTCGTGATTACGTTTGGCAAAAGGGAGTAGCACTAAAACAACAACAAGAGCATAAGGATCAGGAATACGATTCTTTCCGAAAAAATCTCATGACTTTAATTCATCAGGAGTGTGCAATAACTAGCTTTGATGTGCAAAGTTACCAACGACAGCTGCAACCATTTTTACAGCATACAGAGCGTTTACAACAATTAGCAAATACTTTTCAAATTGCTGAGGAGCCAGAAGAATCAGTTGAATATTTAAAGATACTTTCAGCACAATCTCGAGAAGCTCTACAGCAAGCAAGTAAGCAGCTAGAGACAGTGGAACAGGCAAAAGTTCAACTAGTGCCAAAGCAAGCCTCACTGAAGACTGTCACAACAAGCTTACATGATATAGAGCAGCAGCTAGCACAAATGGAAGAACGGATAAAAGACATTAATATAGCTGGATTGAAGAAAGAAAAGCAATTAGCAACATATACAAAACTTTTGCAATCAACGCCAGAGAGAACGGCTGAAGAGGTGATGGAAGCTATTCAAACTTCCAAACAAGCAATTGAAACATTGCACAGGCAGGAAAAACAGCTACCACTTCGCAAAAAGCTACAAGAACAGTGGCGTGAAAAACTTCAAAACGCAACAGAGTATGATTTAGATGAAATTCGAAAATTGTATGTGCGTCATGCGAACGTTATTGGAACAACATGTGTAGCGTCCGCAAGTAAAGAATTTATGGAGAATTATCCTACTTTTGATGTTGTCGTTATTGATGAAGTTTCAAAGGCTACACCACCAGAGCTACTACTACCAATGCTTAAGGGAAAAAAAGTTATTTTAGTAGGTGATCATCATCAGCTACCTCCACTGTTAGGAGACGATACGCTGGAGGAAACTTTAAAGGCGATGCTAGAAGAAAATCCGAATTTTGAAGGCGCACAAGAATTGAAAAATCTATTACGAGAGTCATTATTTGAACGTTTATTTAATAATCTGCCTCCAACACATAAACAAATGCTAGCACTACAATATCGTATGCATGAAAAAATTATGCAAAGCATCACACCATTTTATGCGAAGGAGGAAAATGGTTTACAATGTGGTTTACCAGATTCAGATGCAGCAAGGGATCATGGCTTAGAGGGGCAATTTGTAAAACGACATGATCATTTACTTTGGATTGATATCCCTACTGAAAAACCTTATTTAGAGGAGCAAGTTAAGGGTGGAACAAGTCGTTATAATGAAGGAGAGTTACAAACAATCCGTCATATTTTATTAGACTTAAATGATGCAGTTAAGGTAGCAAAAGAAGCAGGACGAATACCGCAAGACGCAAAGAAAAGTGTTGGTGTCATTAGTTTTTACGGTGAGCAGGTAAAGAGAATAAATCGTCTCCTACAGCAAGAATTACAGCTACCGCATTTGCAGTTTAGAACAGGAACAGTTGATAAGTTCCAAGGTATGGAAATGGATGTTATTTTAGTGAGTATGGTTCGAAATACTCCTAAGGGGGGAGACATCGGCTTTGCAAAAGATTATCGTCGCTTAAATGTCGCGCTATCTCGTGCCCGTGAGTTACTATTGCTTATTGGCAGTGCTGAAATGTTTGCGAAACGTGCAAAACATCAAGATACAAGAGAAATGTATACTAATTTATTAAATACAGTAAAATCCTACAACGGCTTGCGTAATCATGAAGGATTGGTGATGTAG
- a CDS encoding glycosyltransferase family 2 protein, which yields MLTISLCMIVKNAQSTIERCLDSVQHIVDEINIIDTGSTDRTKTIIQNYTSRIYDIPWSDHFANARNFSFKQATKDYILWLDADDVITKENQYKFSQLKQSLFPSIDAVTMDYYLSLDHDGVVECSKRNVRLVKRASHFQWEGAVHEELKVSGPFYHSDIAITHLPLSRDLYRNICIYEGLLKEGHSLSARDLFFYANELKKHQRYLEAINQYNTFLDHDLGTVDDRIEACLHVGECYRRLHDDKQAQQAILQSFLYDRPKPEACCRMGQFFMEQSKYKEAIYWYSQALQQAPVDTMTIQKWAYSTWIPHLQLSLLYRELRLFENAYQHNSEAQKWKPNHQEIIENEKYLLRQLKS from the coding sequence ATGTTAACGATTAGTTTATGTATGATTGTTAAAAATGCACAATCTACAATTGAAAGATGTTTAGATTCGGTTCAGCATATAGTTGACGAGATTAATATCATTGATACAGGTTCAACTGATCGTACGAAGACTATTATTCAGAATTATACCTCTCGAATTTATGATATTCCTTGGTCTGATCATTTTGCCAATGCGCGTAATTTTTCCTTTAAACAGGCAACAAAAGACTATATTTTATGGCTTGATGCAGATGACGTCATAACAAAGGAAAACCAATACAAGTTCAGTCAATTAAAGCAATCTTTATTTCCTTCTATTGACGCGGTAACGATGGATTACTACCTATCACTTGATCATGATGGAGTAGTAGAGTGTAGTAAACGAAATGTTCGTCTAGTAAAAAGGGCAAGTCATTTTCAATGGGAAGGTGCTGTTCATGAGGAATTAAAGGTATCAGGTCCGTTTTATCATAGTGATATAGCTATCACACATTTGCCATTATCCAGAGATCTTTATCGTAATATTTGTATTTATGAAGGTTTACTAAAAGAGGGACATTCACTTTCAGCAAGAGACCTATTTTTTTATGCTAATGAACTAAAAAAGCATCAACGTTACTTAGAAGCGATCAATCAATACAATACATTTTTGGATCATGATTTAGGAACAGTAGATGACCGTATTGAGGCTTGCTTACATGTTGGGGAATGCTATCGACGCTTACATGATGATAAACAGGCCCAGCAAGCTATTTTGCAATCTTTCTTATATGATCGACCAAAGCCAGAAGCATGTTGCCGAATGGGCCAATTTTTTATGGAACAATCGAAATATAAAGAGGCTATTTATTGGTATTCCCAAGCTCTGCAACAAGCTCCTGTTGATACGATGACGATCCAAAAATGGGCTTACTCAACGTGGATTCCCCATTTGCAATTAAGTTTGCTTTATAGGGAGTTACGGTTATTTGAAAATGCCTATCAGCATAATTCAGAGGCGCAAAAATGGAAACCAAATCATCAGGAAATAATAGAGAATGAAAAATATTTGCTCAGACAATTAAAGAGTTAA
- a CDS encoding DNA topoisomerase III — protein MAKSVVIAEKPSVARDIARVLKCTKKGNGFLEGDKYIVTWALGHLVTLADPESYDVKYKTWNLEDLPMLPERLKLTVIKQTGKQFNAVKSQLTRNDVSEVIIATDAGREGELVARWILDKVKIKKPLKRLWISSVTDKAIKDGFANLKPGKAYDNLYASAVARSEADWYIGLNATRALTTRFNAQLNCGRVQTPTVAIIAAREDEIKNFKAQTYYGIEAQTTDNLKLTWQDANGNSRSFDKEKTDILVKKLGNSNAIVADIEKKPKKSYAPGLYDLTELQRDANKIFGYSAKETLNIMQKLYEQHKVLTYPRTDSRFISQDIVATIPERLKACGIGEYRSIANKLLTKPIKPTKAFVDDSKVSDHHAIIPTEGFVNYSAFTDKERKIYDLVVKRFLAVLLPAFEYEQLTLRAKIGDESFIARGKTILSAGWKEVYEHRFDDDDSTDDVKEQILPRIEKGDILKIKLLAQTSGQTKPPARFNEATLLSAMENPTKYMATNDKKLADTLKSTGGLGTVATRADIIDKLFNSFLIEKRGGKDIYITSKGRQLLDLVPEELKSPALTAEWEQKLELIAKGKLKKDVFISEMKNYTQEIVSEIKGSDKKYKHDNISTKSCPDCGKPMLEVNGKKGKMLVCQDRECGHRKNVSRTTNARCPQCHKKLELRGEGDGQIFVCKCGYREKLSAFEARRKKEGGGKVDKRSVQKYLKQQKNEEPVNNALAEALKGLKFD, from the coding sequence ATGGCAAAAAGCGTAGTAATCGCTGAAAAACCTTCTGTAGCACGTGATATTGCACGTGTGCTGAAGTGTACTAAAAAAGGAAATGGCTTCCTTGAAGGAGATAAATACATTGTTACTTGGGCGCTTGGACACCTTGTAACACTAGCTGACCCTGAAAGTTATGATGTGAAATATAAAACGTGGAATCTTGAAGATTTACCAATGCTTCCTGAACGCTTAAAATTAACTGTCATTAAACAAACTGGTAAACAATTTAATGCAGTCAAAAGCCAACTTACACGCAATGATGTAAGTGAGGTAATTATTGCGACAGATGCTGGACGTGAAGGTGAATTAGTAGCACGCTGGATACTTGATAAAGTAAAGATTAAAAAACCGCTTAAACGCTTATGGATTTCTTCAGTAACCGATAAAGCAATAAAAGATGGTTTTGCCAATCTAAAGCCTGGCAAAGCATATGATAACCTCTATGCATCTGCTGTAGCTCGTTCTGAGGCTGATTGGTATATCGGGCTCAATGCAACTCGTGCTTTAACTACTCGCTTTAATGCACAGCTCAACTGCGGACGTGTCCAAACGCCAACGGTCGCTATTATTGCCGCACGTGAGGATGAAATTAAAAATTTTAAAGCCCAAACTTATTATGGTATAGAAGCACAAACGACTGACAATTTGAAGCTTACATGGCAGGATGCAAACGGTAATAGCCGTTCATTTGATAAAGAAAAAACTGATATCTTAGTTAAGAAACTTGGAAATAGCAATGCCATCGTTGCTGATATTGAAAAGAAACCTAAAAAATCGTATGCTCCAGGCCTCTATGATTTAACGGAATTACAGCGTGATGCCAATAAAATTTTCGGCTACTCTGCAAAAGAAACGCTGAATATTATGCAAAAGCTTTACGAACAACATAAAGTATTAACATATCCACGTACTGATTCTCGCTTTATTTCTCAAGATATCGTGGCAACAATACCTGAACGCTTAAAGGCGTGTGGCATCGGTGAGTATCGTTCGATCGCTAACAAACTACTTACTAAACCAATCAAGCCTACAAAGGCCTTTGTCGATGATAGTAAGGTCTCAGATCACCATGCCATTATTCCAACAGAAGGTTTTGTAAATTATTCTGCGTTTACAGATAAAGAACGTAAAATTTATGATCTTGTTGTGAAACGATTCCTAGCGGTGCTACTTCCTGCTTTTGAATATGAGCAATTAACATTACGTGCAAAAATAGGCGATGAAAGCTTTATTGCCCGCGGAAAAACAATTTTATCAGCTGGCTGGAAGGAAGTTTATGAACATCGCTTCGATGATGACGACTCGACGGATGATGTAAAGGAACAAATACTACCACGAATTGAGAAAGGTGATATATTAAAAATAAAATTGCTTGCCCAAACATCTGGTCAAACAAAACCACCTGCTCGTTTTAATGAAGCTACACTGTTATCAGCGATGGAGAACCCAACAAAATACATGGCAACGAATGATAAAAAACTAGCAGACACATTAAAATCTACGGGTGGACTTGGCACAGTGGCAACACGAGCTGATATTATTGATAAGCTTTTTAATTCCTTCTTAATCGAAAAACGCGGTGGTAAAGATATATATATTACTTCTAAAGGTCGTCAACTACTTGATTTAGTGCCTGAGGAATTAAAGTCCCCTGCCCTCACGGCTGAATGGGAGCAAAAGCTTGAGCTCATTGCAAAGGGCAAGCTCAAAAAAGATGTATTTATTAGCGAGATGAAAAATTATACACAAGAAATTGTGTCTGAAATTAAGGGCAGCGACAAAAAATATAAACACGACAATATCTCGACTAAATCCTGTCCAGATTGCGGAAAACCAATGCTTGAGGTAAATGGTAAGAAGGGGAAAATGCTTGTCTGTCAGGATCGTGAGTGTGGTCATCGTAAAAATGTCTCACGTACAACAAATGCACGTTGTCCACAATGTCATAAAAAATTAGAGCTTCGCGGTGAAGGCGATGGTCAAATTTTCGTTTGTAAATGTGGCTATCGTGAAAAATTATCAGCCTTTGAGGCAAGACGTAAAAAAGAAGGCGGAGGCAAGGTAGATAAACGCTCCGTACAAAAGTACTTAAAGCAACAAAAGAATGAGGAACCAGTGAACAATGCACTTGCTGAAGCATTGAAAGGTTTAAAATTCGACTAA
- a CDS encoding MurR/RpiR family transcriptional regulator — protein sequence MGNQTIQQMIQEKYQELSKSQQKVATFILKNLQTVGVHSASYVGEKAGVSETTVIRFCYALGLSGYAQLQRQVTMHLFNEGNASSLQNYLQSKQALFENPRFYVKTMEKDASRILNMAKNIHEEDFNRASVLLHEKKKIYIAGNGSSHLAAQWLHFTLNLLRPNVVLLNFETSEVIRAIQEIDEDSVVIILSFHRYFKEPIQFAAELQEKKCEIIGITDSQIAPITQYATITFVNEQQQEVSTIDAMPALIAFLNTLIAGMTAQDHDYYENQRVKYDDFQNSFLANRWS from the coding sequence ATGGGGAACCAAACAATTCAGCAAATGATTCAAGAGAAATATCAAGAGTTGTCCAAAAGTCAACAAAAGGTAGCTACATTCATCTTAAAAAATTTACAGACAGTTGGAGTTCACTCCGCTTCATATGTAGGGGAAAAGGCTGGAGTAAGTGAAACGACAGTTATCCGCTTTTGTTATGCGTTAGGCTTATCTGGTTATGCACAATTGCAACGTCAAGTGACAATGCATTTATTTAATGAAGGAAATGCAAGTAGTTTGCAAAATTATTTGCAATCTAAGCAAGCTCTTTTTGAAAATCCACGTTTTTATGTAAAGACTATGGAAAAAGATGCATCTCGCATTTTAAATATGGCTAAAAATATTCATGAGGAAGATTTTAATCGAGCTTCAGTATTGCTCCATGAGAAGAAAAAAATATATATTGCAGGGAATGGCTCCTCCCATTTAGCTGCACAATGGCTTCATTTTACATTAAATCTTTTGAGACCAAATGTTGTACTGTTAAATTTTGAGACAAGTGAGGTCATACGTGCTATCCAAGAGATTGATGAGGATAGTGTAGTAATTATTTTATCGTTCCACCGTTATTTTAAAGAACCGATCCAATTTGCAGCTGAATTACAAGAAAAAAAATGTGAGATTATTGGCATTACTGATTCTCAAATTGCACCTATTACACAATATGCAACCATTACCTTTGTGAACGAACAACAACAAGAAGTGTCCACAATAGATGCTATGCCAGCACTCATAGCATTTTTAAATACTCTAATAGCTGGGATGACTGCACAAGATCATGACTATTATGAAAATCAACGCGTAAAATATGATGATTTCCAAAATAGCTTTTTAGCAAACCGATGGAGTTGA